The following coding sequences lie in one Mucilaginibacter sp. KACC 22773 genomic window:
- a CDS encoding glycoside hydrolase family 2 protein has product MTKKQTKRVLLSLLFTVNSCSVLFAQEAVLPTAWTKAAMDAPVPFPEYPRPQLQRSDWMCLNGQWDYQGGKNVQDALAPQKPLSFAGEVNKIRVPYCPESVLSGIQRKQEINMWYRRSFEVPAGWKNKQVIIHFDAVAHHTTLFVNGHKAGVHAGSYDAFSFNITPFLTAGNNTVVVAAYDLNDGRVPSGKSGPRGDYTFCSGIWQTVWLEPVNKTYIDNIRLLPDLANNRLKVQVNTQGSGKLTAVALDGDKVVSQAESARDTYFYLPIKAPKLWSPDDPFLYDLKISLKNADGSVADEVKSYFGMRDIKLGKVNGVIRPLVNGKFIMQLGLLDQGYWPDGILTAPTDEALKFDISFTKNAGFNLIRKHMKTEPQRFYYWADKMGLFVWQDMPAIWYQNEDTLKTRKEFRKELKAIMDDHYNSPSIITWVPFNENWGAFDVKNITNWVKQYDPSRLVNGNSGFNNNPSYQKAYGDPGNGDYVDTHIYVGPYDASVPDDHRAASLGEFGGVGMFVRNHMWPVENNAYDYEPTKARLTDRYVFLLDEVEQLMKYKGLSVAIYTQTTDVEHEVNGILTYDRAVEKMELNRVKAVNEAVIKESYKITP; this is encoded by the coding sequence ATGACTAAAAAACAAACTAAGCGGGTATTGTTGTCCCTGTTGTTTACCGTTAATAGCTGTTCTGTTTTATTTGCCCAGGAGGCAGTGTTACCCACAGCCTGGACAAAAGCGGCTATGGACGCCCCGGTTCCGTTTCCCGAATATCCGAGGCCGCAATTGCAGCGCAGCGATTGGATGTGTCTTAATGGCCAGTGGGATTACCAGGGCGGAAAAAATGTGCAGGATGCGCTTGCTCCTCAAAAGCCATTGTCATTTGCCGGCGAAGTAAATAAAATCCGTGTTCCTTACTGTCCGGAATCCGTATTATCCGGCATTCAGCGTAAGCAGGAAATTAATATGTGGTACCGTCGCAGTTTCGAGGTGCCTGCCGGCTGGAAAAATAAACAGGTGATCATTCATTTTGATGCCGTAGCCCATCATACCACCTTATTTGTAAACGGCCACAAAGCGGGAGTACACGCCGGTAGCTATGATGCATTCAGCTTTAATATAACGCCCTTTTTAACAGCGGGCAACAATACTGTGGTTGTGGCGGCGTATGATTTAAATGATGGCCGTGTGCCATCAGGAAAAAGCGGGCCGCGTGGCGATTATACCTTCTGCTCGGGCATTTGGCAAACCGTTTGGCTGGAACCGGTTAACAAAACCTACATTGATAACATCCGTTTACTGCCCGACCTGGCAAATAACCGGCTAAAAGTGCAGGTAAATACACAGGGGAGCGGAAAATTAACTGCCGTGGCACTTGATGGCGACAAAGTGGTATCGCAAGCAGAATCAGCCCGCGATACTTACTTTTACCTGCCCATTAAAGCACCTAAACTTTGGTCGCCAGATGACCCATTTTTATACGATCTAAAGATCAGCCTGAAAAATGCCGATGGCAGCGTTGCCGACGAAGTGAAAAGTTACTTCGGGATGCGCGATATAAAATTGGGTAAGGTTAACGGCGTTATCCGTCCCTTAGTGAACGGCAAGTTTATCATGCAACTTGGCCTGCTTGACCAAGGCTATTGGCCCGACGGGATTTTGACGGCACCTACAGATGAGGCGCTTAAATTTGACATCAGTTTTACCAAGAATGCGGGTTTCAACCTTATCCGCAAGCACATGAAAACCGAGCCGCAACGGTTTTATTACTGGGCCGATAAAATGGGCTTGTTTGTTTGGCAGGATATGCCGGCCATCTGGTATCAAAATGAAGATACCCTTAAAACCCGTAAGGAATTCCGGAAGGAATTGAAGGCGATTATGGACGATCATTATAATTCGCCGTCCATTATTACCTGGGTGCCTTTTAATGAAAACTGGGGCGCGTTTGATGTTAAAAATATAACTAACTGGGTTAAGCAGTACGACCCATCCCGGCTGGTTAATGGCAATTCGGGCTTTAATAATAACCCCTCGTATCAAAAAGCTTACGGCGACCCCGGCAATGGCGATTATGTAGATACCCATATCTATGTAGGTCCATACGATGCCTCGGTGCCCGACGACCATCGCGCGGCATCTTTGGGCGAATTTGGTGGCGTTGGCATGTTTGTTCGTAACCATATGTGGCCGGTAGAAAACAATGCCTATGATTATGAGCCAACAAAGGCACGCCTTACCGATAGGTATGTGTTTTTACTGGACGAAGTGGAACAGCTGATGAAATACAAAGGGCTAAGTGTTGCCATCTACACCCAAACCACCGATGTGGAGCATGAGGTAAATGGCATATTAACCTACGACCGCGCGGTTGAAAAGATGGAGTTAAACAGGGTAAAAGCCGTAAATGAAGCAGTTATTAAGGAGAGTTATAAAATTACACCATAA
- a CDS encoding YfhO family protein produces the protein MMDWLKRNGIHFAVAGVFLVLCFLYFSPAFQGKTLGQGDVLGAQSTQKEILDYHARDTTILWTNQIFGGMPAYQIWAPYKANIATHIIGVIGYTVPNPVGMVLVFLFGTYFLFNVLKLSPWLAAAGAVAFTFTSYNMILLAAGHTNQAFAIAFFAPIIASIMLALRRRYLLGASLLALFLSIEIKVNHLQMTYYLMLAILILVGIELYHAIKNKTTASFLKSLGYLLAASLLAFAVNASTLWSTYEYGKDSYRGKSNLTTATKEPQNGLAKDYIYQYSQGVAECLTFLVPNASGGASGPELIDQNSETVKVFTDKGEQPEQALNYAQQISSFPGLSLYWGEKRPGTSGPYYFGASICFLFVLGLIIVKNRMKWWLLGTVVLTMLLSFGGNWPYVSDIFLKYFPLYNKFRAVESILAVAGLCFPVLAFLAIQEVIITVDKKVLVKKLLLALYITGGLVLILILVPELLLSFRPSDQLSSITNLTQALKGDAATANALANAVVKDRINLERSDAIRSLVFVLITFGIVWALIKQKLSLTTVSMLLFAIVLVDLWQVDKRYLKDANFTDKQESAVPQRPVDVEIAKDPDPDFRVYDATAAIKQDVQNPFFHKTLGGYSAARMKRYDELIDNQFTRGANPAVLNMLNAKYVIVPDSSKQGQMLLPNPEACGNAWFIKSIKYVDGADAEMKALSSFSPKNEAVADKSYQSVAGNLQAGDTTSVIKLVSYNPDHMTYKSASKTGGVAVFSEIYYDKGWKMLIDGIEKPYFRANYLLRAASIPAGEHKVEFVFHPASYYVGEDISMAGSVLLVLLLGGAVFGDELKKMIGKKSKDK, from the coding sequence ATGATGGATTGGCTAAAGCGTAACGGGATACATTTTGCCGTTGCGGGTGTTTTTTTGGTACTGTGTTTTTTATATTTTTCGCCTGCATTTCAGGGCAAAACGTTGGGCCAGGGGGATGTGCTTGGTGCGCAGTCGACCCAAAAAGAGATCTTGGATTACCACGCCCGCGATACCACCATTTTGTGGACGAACCAGATCTTCGGCGGCATGCCCGCATACCAGATCTGGGCACCTTACAAGGCCAACATCGCCACGCACATTATAGGTGTTATTGGCTACACCGTACCTAACCCGGTTGGTATGGTGCTGGTATTTTTGTTTGGTACCTACTTTTTATTTAATGTGTTAAAGCTCAGCCCCTGGCTGGCAGCTGCCGGTGCTGTGGCTTTTACATTTACAAGCTATAATATGATATTACTGGCGGCCGGTCACACTAACCAGGCTTTTGCCATCGCTTTTTTTGCGCCAATAATAGCCAGTATTATGCTGGCTTTAAGGAGGCGGTATTTGTTGGGTGCATCCTTATTGGCTTTGTTCCTGTCTATCGAAATTAAGGTGAACCACCTGCAAATGACCTACTACCTGATGCTGGCCATTTTAATTTTGGTTGGTATCGAGCTTTATCACGCTATCAAAAATAAAACTACAGCATCTTTCCTCAAATCGTTAGGGTATTTGCTTGCTGCATCGCTATTGGCCTTCGCGGTAAATGCATCAACCCTGTGGAGCACTTATGAATACGGCAAGGATAGCTACCGTGGCAAATCAAATTTAACCACCGCCACCAAAGAGCCGCAAAATGGCCTGGCTAAAGATTATATTTACCAGTATAGCCAGGGCGTTGCCGAGTGCCTTACCTTTTTGGTGCCAAATGCCTCGGGTGGTGCATCCGGGCCGGAATTGATTGATCAAAATTCGGAAACTGTTAAAGTATTTACAGATAAAGGCGAACAGCCGGAGCAGGCTTTAAATTACGCTCAGCAAATATCGTCGTTCCCTGGCCTGTCACTTTACTGGGGCGAGAAACGGCCGGGCACCAGCGGCCCCTATTATTTTGGTGCAAGTATTTGTTTCCTGTTTGTATTGGGCCTCATTATTGTAAAAAACCGAATGAAGTGGTGGCTGTTGGGTACGGTGGTATTAACTATGCTGCTGTCATTCGGCGGCAACTGGCCATATGTATCCGATATATTTCTGAAGTACTTTCCGCTATACAATAAGTTCCGTGCGGTTGAATCTATTTTGGCGGTGGCCGGGCTTTGCTTCCCCGTGCTGGCCTTCCTGGCCATACAGGAGGTTATTATTACGGTTGATAAAAAGGTTTTGGTTAAAAAGCTATTGCTTGCCTTGTATATAACCGGTGGGCTGGTGCTGATATTGATCCTGGTGCCCGAATTGCTGCTCAGTTTCAGGCCAAGCGACCAGTTAAGCAGTATCACAAATTTAACTCAGGCTTTAAAAGGCGATGCTGCAACTGCTAACGCTTTGGCCAATGCGGTAGTAAAAGACCGGATTAATCTTGAACGCTCCGACGCCATCCGTTCGCTGGTATTTGTGCTGATTACTTTCGGTATTGTTTGGGCGCTTATAAAGCAAAAACTAAGCCTCACGACAGTATCTATGTTGCTGTTCGCTATCGTACTGGTTGACCTTTGGCAGGTAGATAAACGTTATTTAAAGGATGCCAATTTTACCGATAAACAGGAATCGGCAGTGCCGCAAAGACCTGTTGATGTGGAGATAGCTAAAGATCCGGATCCTGATTTTAGGGTATACGACGCCACCGCCGCTATAAAACAAGATGTACAGAACCCGTTTTTCCATAAAACTTTAGGCGGGTACTCGGCTGCACGAATGAAACGATATGATGAGCTGATAGATAATCAATTTACCAGGGGAGCAAATCCGGCTGTATTGAACATGTTAAATGCCAAATATGTCATCGTGCCCGATTCATCTAAACAAGGACAAATGTTATTGCCAAATCCCGAGGCATGCGGTAATGCCTGGTTTATAAAAAGTATAAAATATGTTGATGGCGCAGACGCGGAAATGAAGGCACTTAGCAGCTTCTCGCCAAAAAACGAGGCCGTGGCTGATAAAAGTTATCAAAGCGTTGCCGGCAATTTGCAGGCAGGCGATACTACTTCCGTTATCAAACTGGTAAGCTATAACCCCGACCATATGACATACAAATCGGCGTCAAAAACAGGTGGTGTAGCGGTGTTTTCGGAGATATATTATGACAAAGGCTGGAAGATGCTGATTGATGGGATAGAGAAACCATATTTCCGTGCAAATTACCTGCTACGCGCGGCTTCAATCCCGGCAGGGGAGCATAAGGTGGAGTTTGTTTTCCATCCGGCATCGTATTATGTTGGGGAAGATATTTCCATGGCTGGCTCGGTGTTGCTGGTGCTGTTGTTGGGCGGTGCTGTTTTTGGAGATGAGCTAAAGAAAATGATAGGAAAGAAAAGCAAGGACAAATAA
- a CDS encoding transferrin receptor-like dimerization domain-containing protein, whose translation MKKTLTLGLLALSSASFAQQKTLIGFTPASSAKQLETEKTFDAGLSSQRIGETIKTLSAFPHNIGSPGSKAVAEKILAMYKSYGLDAHIETYTVLFPTPKARVLELTAPTTYTAVLKEQAVPEDATSGQPNQLPTYNAWSADGDVSGPLVFVNYGLPDDYIKLAAMGIDVKGKIVIAKYGRSWRGIKPKVAYEHGAIGCIIYSDPADDGYSAGDVYPKGAYKNEFGVQRGSVMDMVIYPGDPLTPGVGATKDAKRLDRKDATTILKIPVLPISYHDAQPLLAALDGPVAPGGWAGSLPITYHIGGGKAVAHLKMEFNWDMVPAYDVIAKIKGSTYPDEWVMRGNHHDAWVNGANDPISGQAAMIEEAKALGDLLKTGWKPKRSIIYCSWDGEEPGLIGSTEYAEAHDKELQQKTVVYINSDSNGRGFLGAGGSQALESFIDEVTNGVTDPQTKVSVFDRKKAMQLVNAKSTGDKKEILERKGEKLEALGSGSDFSSFLQHLGIPTLDFGFGGEDGGGEYHSIYDSFDDYKRFKDPEFAYGVALAQTAGHSVLRMADAEVLPFDFRSLQATIAKYATELTKLADDTREATKIDNQLIKANDYTLAADPTHLYKAPVAKDTVPPIDFKPLTGALDSLKKSADKLATYWNAAALKDGDHDKLNKLLYQAEQQLLAAEGLPRRGWYKHTIYAPGFYTGYGVKTIPGIREAIEQRNWDEVKEQIGVVAGRINALAGYLAMGVK comes from the coding sequence ATGAAGAAAACCCTTACCCTTGGCTTATTGGCGCTGTCGTCGGCAAGTTTCGCGCAGCAAAAAACATTAATTGGCTTTACACCGGCATCGTCGGCAAAACAACTGGAAACCGAAAAAACGTTTGATGCAGGTTTAAGTTCGCAGCGCATTGGCGAAACCATTAAAACACTTTCGGCATTTCCGCATAATATCGGTTCGCCCGGTAGTAAGGCTGTGGCCGAAAAGATATTGGCCATGTACAAAAGCTACGGGCTTGATGCGCATATAGAAACCTATACGGTACTTTTCCCAACACCCAAAGCGCGGGTACTTGAGCTTACTGCACCAACAACTTATACAGCTGTGTTAAAAGAACAGGCCGTGCCCGAAGATGCCACATCCGGCCAGCCCAATCAGCTGCCAACTTACAATGCCTGGAGTGCCGATGGCGATGTTAGCGGTCCGCTGGTATTTGTAAACTATGGTTTGCCAGATGATTACATTAAACTGGCTGCCATGGGTATTGATGTTAAAGGTAAAATTGTAATTGCCAAATATGGCCGCTCGTGGCGTGGCATAAAGCCCAAAGTAGCCTATGAGCACGGAGCTATAGGCTGCATTATTTACTCTGACCCTGCTGATGACGGCTACTCTGCCGGCGATGTATACCCCAAAGGAGCGTACAAGAATGAATTTGGCGTGCAGCGCGGCTCGGTAATGGACATGGTGATTTACCCCGGCGATCCGCTTACGCCCGGTGTTGGCGCTACCAAGGATGCCAAACGTTTAGATAGAAAAGACGCGACCACGATATTAAAAATACCGGTACTGCCTATAAGCTATCATGATGCACAACCTTTATTGGCCGCGCTTGATGGCCCTGTTGCACCCGGCGGATGGGCCGGCTCATTGCCTATAACTTACCACATAGGCGGCGGCAAGGCTGTAGCTCACCTTAAAATGGAATTTAACTGGGATATGGTGCCCGCTTATGATGTAATTGCCAAAATAAAAGGATCAACTTATCCCGATGAGTGGGTAATGCGTGGAAATCACCACGATGCCTGGGTGAACGGCGCCAACGACCCTATAAGCGGACAAGCAGCCATGATTGAGGAAGCTAAAGCCCTTGGCGACCTGCTAAAAACCGGCTGGAAACCCAAACGCAGTATCATATATTGCTCATGGGACGGCGAAGAACCCGGCCTAATAGGTTCGACAGAGTATGCCGAGGCACATGATAAAGAATTGCAGCAGAAAACGGTGGTATATATCAACTCGGATAGTAACGGCCGCGGTTTTTTGGGTGCAGGCGGTTCGCAGGCGCTGGAAAGTTTTATTGACGAGGTAACGAATGGCGTAACCGACCCACAAACCAAAGTAAGTGTGTTCGATAGGAAAAAGGCGATGCAACTGGTAAATGCCAAATCAACCGGCGACAAGAAAGAGATATTGGAGCGTAAAGGCGAAAAGCTGGAAGCGCTGGGTTCAGGATCTGATTTTTCTTCATTCCTGCAGCATTTGGGTATCCCTACGCTTGATTTTGGTTTTGGCGGCGAAGACGGCGGTGGCGAATATCACTCTATATATGATTCGTTTGATGATTACAAACGTTTTAAAGATCCGGAGTTTGCCTACGGTGTTGCCCTGGCGCAAACTGCCGGCCACTCGGTATTGCGCATGGCCGATGCCGAAGTATTGCCATTTGATTTCAGGAGCCTGCAAGCTACCATTGCCAAATATGCCACCGAACTTACCAAACTGGCCGATGATACCCGCGAAGCCACCAAAATTGATAACCAACTGATAAAAGCTAACGATTACACCCTGGCTGCCGACCCAACCCACCTGTACAAAGCGCCGGTTGCTAAAGATACCGTACCCCCAATTGATTTTAAACCACTAACCGGCGCGCTGGATTCCTTAAAGAAAAGCGCCGATAAACTGGCCACCTACTGGAACGCCGCCGCCCTGAAAGATGGCGACCACGATAAACTAAACAAACTCCTGTACCAGGCCGAGCAGCAATTGCTTGCCGCCGAAGGGTTGCCTCGTCGTGGCTGGTACAAACACACCATTTACGCGCCGGGCTTTTATACCGGCTATGGTGTTAAAACCATCCCCGGCATCCGCGAAGCAATTGAGCAACGCAATTGGGACGAAGTAAAGGAGCAGATAGGGGTGGTTGCAGGCAGAATAAATGCATTGGCGGGATATTTGGCGATGGGGGTGAAATAG